The Liquorilactobacillus nagelii DSM 13675 DNA window TAAAATCAGTAACCCAGCCACCAATAAAGTTCATCAAAAGCCCTACCAATAGATACCGAATTGCTAAGTCCATCGTATTTAAACCTAATTTTTGAACCCCTTGAGCAATTCCCAACCAAATAAAGTATTCTGATGGATTGATATGTGGGAAAACTCCATTACTAGTATGGCAAAATTGGGCAATTGAAGCATACCAACTTGGTTTATAATATTCTGGTAAAAAGCGGCCCATAGAGTGAGACATTGGATTTCCTAACATAAACGCCGATATAAATGGCAAAATTAAATATCTCGTAAATGGATTTTTAGACGATGCCTGTGCTAATTTAACCATCTTTTTATCGCCAACAAAGGCAATTATTGCATTCATTAAAACTAACAACAATAAAACAACCGGAATAATTGATGTCATCCAACCGATTAAGGTTTTACCACCACTTTGAAATAAGCCCATAAAACCTGAAGCTAATTCTGTTATAAATTTCATAATTTTCAGACTCCTTACTAGTTAATTTGTTTTTTGTGTCCATATCCTAATGCTTTATAATAAAGCGACTTGATCTTCTCTACCATTGGTAAACTCCAAATTTTGATACTGGTATCAATGTCCTGTGGCTTTAATTTATTAGTTCGATAATTGATATAATTCTTATAAGCATCTAACAAACAGACTCTTGTTAATTTATCAAAGCGTTTTAATTGATCATATGAGGAAGCAACTTCTGCCAAATTTTTGTTTTTTAGCGCTTTCAATTCTTTGAACTTTGCAAAAATAGTTACTCCTTTCATCATCTGAGCTTCTTTAATGCTGCCGTTATTATCTACAGCTACTAAAATTAAAGTCCCTGAACGTAACTTTTTCGGGTTTTTCCCAATAGCTACCGGTGCCAAAACTCTTAATTTATGAAAAGTATTTGAAAAATTTTTTATTTGTCTTAGTCCAAGCAATCCTTGTAATAAGAAAGCTGCCACTAAAATTATTCCAAAGTAAATCAGCATTAAATCGCCTCCATTAATTGAATCAATCCTCGGTTTTGATTATAATTCTTTAAATTATTAAAAATATTGCCATTAGTTGCTATAATTCTAATTAAATCATAAACTTGCGATAAAATTCGACTTAAATTTACATCCAACTTATAGGGAATCGCAACCAGAAAGACAACCTTAACTTTCCGACTGTCGTAAGTAACTGGCTGATCAAAAAGTCCAACTGTAACTAAAATTCGATTAAGACCAGATTTATCAATTACGTGAGGTAAGGCCACCCCATCGCCTAAGATATTGCTAGAAAGCTGTTCTCTTTTTATCCAGTCACTTAAAAATTCATCTTTGAGTTGCCCAACTGATATTTCATGAGCTATTAATTGTTTCACTCTTTCAGTATATGAACCTTTGCCAGTAAACTTTGTTACATCAAATCGACAGTACCCATTATTAACTGCCTCATCCACCAAAGAAATTTGCAGTCTTTCACGCAAAGTTCCTTGATTGAAAATCGAATTCAACCTGATTACTGGCGAACGATTAATTGATTTATTTTCGATGGGTAAATTATTTGAAAAGATCAATAAATACTTATTTGGACTTTTTTCTAATTCCACCTGTGAATCAAATAAATCAACTTTTAAATTTTCATTCAGTAATTCCTTTAATTGTTCAATAATAAACTTCTTCATTCCATTACTAATTGGTTTTAGTAGTGCAATTCTATAAACTACTGGTGAAGACATATACTCTTCAAGTTCCATTTGAAAATAAACACCTAAGTAGCTGATTTCATTTTTACTGAACTTAATCTTTGTTTTTCTGGTCATTAAATTTAAAGTTTCTTGCGCTAATTCAGCAGCAACAGGATATTTATTTAATACATTAATCGAAATAAACCCTTCTGATCTCACTCCATAGATGGCTCGATTAATTAAAAATAACAAATGGTAACGTAATTCAACAAATAAACGATCAAAGTTCAAACTAACATCAAGTTTTTCTTTAATAACAGGGAAAACACTCTTCATTAATTCGCCAACATCCACTAACGCCTGATTAATTAAATGTTTATCACTGATTGGCAACTTCTTTATATTGAAAGGATAAAAAATAAATTTCCATTCACCGATGGTTAGATTGTCACCGATAATTTTAAAAATGACTTTACTTAAATTCTCAGTAACTTGATCCAAAATCACCTCATGATATAACTTGCTCGGCTCATCAAGTTGTATGCCTTGCCGTTTTAACCAATTAACAATTGCAATATTTCGTTTAATCGTTGTAACTGTATCATTATTATCATCTATCTCTTTAATCGCCTCAACTAAATTTTTATCAAGCGTCTGATCTAAAGCTAAATCAAAGTCATAATATTTAGCAACTATATTTCTAACAGCTACTGCATAACTATAACGATGTTCGGTATGCAATTTAATTCCTTTATTAGGTCTTGCTTGCACCGTTATATCATAGAAGCTCAACAAGTGTTTTAAAGATCTTAAATCACTGTTAACTGTTCCATGACTCACAGACATTTCATATGCTAAATCATCAAGTGCAATGTATTTGTCAGTTTGTTTTAGCAGTTTTTGCAAAATTGCTGCTTGTCTTTTGTCTGGATCATTAAAATCCAAATCTTGTTTTAAAAAATTGGTTTGAATTTTAGCAATAGCAGCATAGTTTTCGATTACTAGATAAAATTTTGATTTATTAACGTTAATTCGGGCGACTCCCTCAAGTTCTTTATTAATCTCACGAATGTTTTTTGCAATTGTAACCCTTGATGTATTAAAGCGTGTTTGGATCTCTCCTAAAGTCAATGCATCATTTTTAATAAAGAAATTCAACATTTCAAAATTTTGTCTATCCATAATCTCACCATATTTTTATTTTAACCACGACTCTTTCCACCCGCTACGTTGATTGTTACTCCTGTAATATAACTTGCTCGATCTGACAACAGATAATTAACAGCATCCGCTACTTCTGAAAGCTTCCCGCTCCGTCCTAACGGCGTTGTCGACTTGCTCTTGTATCCGGCACGAATATCAGCTACCGTTTTATGACGGGTATATGCCAAGGCTTCCTCATAGTCCAAAGTCCGCAATCCAGTAGCTTCCATAATTCCAGGCGCTACTCCAACAACTCTAATATTATGCTCACCTAACTCTTTTGCCCAAGAACGAGTAAATCCATTGATTGCTCCTTTGGTTGCAGAATAAACACTTTGGCCTTGTGAACCTTCTAAGCCAGCTTCTGAAGACATATTGACAATTACCCCATACTTTTGTTTTTCAAATTGATGAACAACTGCTTGGGACACTAAAAAAACGCTCTTAACATTTACTGCAAACATTTTTTCAAAATTTTGTTCAGTAAATTCAAATTTGCTATTGTTTTCAGCTGCATCTGCCAACAGACGTGGTAAATTAATACCTGCATTGTTAACTAAGCCATCAATCTTGTGCTGTTCAGAAACTACTTTGTTTATCAAAGCTGCCACTTCAGCTTTATTAGTCACATCTGTTTTTACAAAATGTAAGTTTTGATCTATCATATCTCCTTCGTTTAAATCTGCATTATAAACAATCGCATCATTGTTCAAAAGTTCAGTCACGATTGCTTTACCAATACCCGATGATCCTCCCGTTACCACATATACTCTACCAGAAAGGTTAATCCACGAATTGTTCATTTAAATCTTCTCCTTTACTTATTTCTTTGTTCATAAATCAATATAGTTGAAAGCGTATTCTTGAACAATTCAGTGTTTTTTCAACTTTTTTTAAAAACAATGTATTAATTATACTTGTATCAGAAATTTCTCGCTCGGCTTTTCGAATAATTTGCGAGATAAAAAAATAGATGAAATATAAGTCTCATCTATTTCTGATTAATAAATTTAGTTGTTATTAAAAAATAAAAGTAATTTTTCTGCTTGTTATCGTCAATTTTCTAATAAAAATCCAGTAAAATCACTTGGTTCCACCTTCATTATCAGCTTCGCCACTTGACCAAACCTTGACCGCATAAGCTGAATTAAAAAGTAATGCTGCCTGGAGCGCAACCTGTGACAAAGATGCCCCCAGAGAACCTAATGACGTAGTACCATTAATTGCTTGAACTGCTAAAATACCCCAATAAATAATATTGGCACCATTGACAACAATCCATAATGTCCAATTTTCGGTAAATTTTAAAATGTAGAGTGTTTGGGCAATTAAACTAACCACAAAATTTATTGAATCAAAATATGGCAGCTGTCCATGTAATTGGGCTAACACATACCAGCCAATTCCCCAGGCCAAGAAAGAAGCAACGAACAAGACATTGCGTGTTTGCTGATTAAATGAGCGTGTTTTTTGATCGCGTCCCCACATAAACCAGCCGATCGGTTGGGAAATAACATAAATAATATCCATTGCAAAAGAACCGTAGGCGTGACTAATCCATGCGATATAAGTCATCGCCAAACATTGAATAAGTCCAAAGATAAAAGAAATTTTCCGCCCTTTCATCCCGTAAATTAGACAGAGGACACCAAAAATACCCGAAAACATGCCTATTAGACTATCCGGCGCAATCAGATAAACGCCAATCTGCAGAAAAATTAAAACTACCGTATACCCAATTTCGAAAACTTTCCAATTGGCAAATAATTGTTTTTTCAACCATGATAAACTTTTTTTCATTCACTAGTTCCTACCTTTCAAACCGATTTCTCAAATGGCTTTCAAAATGATTGCGCAAACCAGTCCGCTCAATTGCCTGCAAAATTAGTACGAGCAGAACTGTTTGGATAACAAAATCAATTATATTACGCCCCAATCGGCTCCAAAAAAGAAGGCCCCAAGCAACATGATAGGTTACATGAATCAGCCAAGTGTCTATTACTAGGCTAATCGAAAAAAGGAGTAAAAAATTCAATAAGATAATTGACCAAACCTTAGGATGTGATTTATGCAAAAACAACCCATAAACCATTCCACCTAAAAATGCTGTAATTAGAAAAGGGAATGCAAAAGTGCCACCACCCAACAAAGTTCCAATAATGTCTGATGCCATTTCTAACCCAGCAGTCAGCCACGGACCCAAAAAATAGCCCATTAACGCCGTACTGATAAATCCTAAATTAAAATCAATATACGCCGGCCCAAAAGCTAATTTATAGAAAACGACATCCAGTGCCAGTAATATTGCAGAAAGTGTCAAAACATTTACACTCAATTTGGGACTATGTAAACTAACAAAATTATTTTTTTCACTCATATTTTCACCCATTTTCAAGTTTTTTCAAACGATATAAATGTGCCGGACGACCTGGCCCATGATTTTCCGCTAAGCCGATGTCTTCAAAGAATTGCTGGTGAGTCTTGCGGAAATTAGAATTATTAATATCTGCTACTGAGATTTTCAAAAAAACAGCATATACAATTCGAACCGATTTCAACGTAAAGGTGTCTCCTAAAATATGCAGAACATTAGGTTGATAATCAAGTTTATTTTTAATTCGCTGACAAGCCGCTTGTAAAAGCCATTCATGATCAAATGCCAAATGACCAAAATGATGATTTGTCCGTAATGTTTGATAAAAATTGTGCTCACTTTGCAATTTCGACAATGCGAAACTTAATTGTTCACCGGTAAATAAGTAATCATGCTGTGCGTCTACCCCCAATCCAAACCATTTTGCTGCAACAGCTCCTGCTCCCGGGTTCAAAACTGGCATGTCAGGCAAAAATGTCATGTAAGCTAAACTGATCTGTCGCTTTTTTGCTACAGAACGCAAAGGATTAGTGAAAGTTGCTAATTGTTCAGTATATGATCCAGGTAATTCTAACCCAATTTTTTCAGACACTAATCGTAGTGCTGCTTGATCAGCACTTTCTTTTTCTCGCAAATAAGTTTCTGGTAATGACCAGTAATTTTCATAAGGGAAATCAGCTCGCTTAATTAATAAAACGTTAACCGTTTGTTTTTCACGATCAAAACACCAAATAATATTTGCTATTGTAATTTCTGGTTGATCAATGTTTGTTCTCACTTCTAACCACCTATCCTCATTTTGTAGATTAATTTTCCTCCATAATAAAGGTAATTTTTACTTTTATTATGGAGAACCAAATCAATCTTTAGTAGCAGTTTAAGCTGATTTAGCTGAAAAATCAAGTTTATATTTCAATATCTTGCTGATAGAGTTTGCAGCATCCAATCAAAGTGTCAAGTCACTATCTTCTAAACATAAAAAAACCACCAATCTATTTATTTCGATTAATGGTTTTTCGACGTTTTATATTTTTCGTTTTTTAATTTTTTGTTTAAATTTAATAAATTTTTGATCTTTTTCTGGATCATATTTTATTCCGTCAACAATTCCTCTCCAAGAAGCTTGAATTTTTTTGATTCTTGGTTTTTGATAAAGTAGAATTTTGCGAGTCATAATTATTTC harbors:
- a CDS encoding PTS glucitol/sorbitol transporter subunit IIC, whose amino-acid sequence is MKFITELASGFMGLFQSGGKTLIGWMTSIIPVVLLLLVLMNAIIAFVGDKKMVKLAQASSKNPFTRYLILPFISAFMLGNPMSHSMGRFLPEYYKPSWYASIAQFCHTSNGVFPHINPSEYFIWLGIAQGVQKLGLNTMDLAIRYLLVGLLMNFIGGWVTDFTTAYVCKQQGITLSKKVEFNN
- a CDS encoding transcriptional regulator GutM; the encoded protein is MLIYFGIILVAAFLLQGLLGLRQIKNFSNTFHKLRVLAPVAIGKNPKKLRSGTLILVAVDNNGSIKEAQMMKGVTIFAKFKELKALKNKNLAEVASSYDQLKRFDKLTRVCLLDAYKNYINYRTNKLKPQDIDTSIKIWSLPMVEKIKSLYYKALGYGHKKQIN
- a CDS encoding BglG family transcription antiterminator, with protein sequence MDRQNFEMLNFFIKNDALTLGEIQTRFNTSRVTIAKNIREINKELEGVARINVNKSKFYLVIENYAAIAKIQTNFLKQDLDFNDPDKRQAAILQKLLKQTDKYIALDDLAYEMSVSHGTVNSDLRSLKHLLSFYDITVQARPNKGIKLHTEHRYSYAVAVRNIVAKYYDFDLALDQTLDKNLVEAIKEIDDNNDTVTTIKRNIAIVNWLKRQGIQLDEPSKLYHEVILDQVTENLSKVIFKIIGDNLTIGEWKFIFYPFNIKKLPISDKHLINQALVDVGELMKSVFPVIKEKLDVSLNFDRLFVELRYHLLFLINRAIYGVRSEGFISINVLNKYPVAAELAQETLNLMTRKTKIKFSKNEISYLGVYFQMELEEYMSSPVVYRIALLKPISNGMKKFIIEQLKELLNENLKVDLFDSQVELEKSPNKYLLIFSNNLPIENKSINRSPVIRLNSIFNQGTLRERLQISLVDEAVNNGYCRFDVTKFTGKGSYTERVKQLIAHEISVGQLKDEFLSDWIKREQLSSNILGDGVALPHVIDKSGLNRILVTVGLFDQPVTYDSRKVKVVFLVAIPYKLDVNLSRILSQVYDLIRIIATNGNIFNNLKNYNQNRGLIQLMEAI
- a CDS encoding SDR family oxidoreductase, whose amino-acid sequence is MNNSWINLSGRVYVVTGGSSGIGKAIVTELLNNDAIVYNADLNEGDMIDQNLHFVKTDVTNKAEVAALINKVVSEQHKIDGLVNNAGINLPRLLADAAENNSKFEFTEQNFEKMFAVNVKSVFLVSQAVVHQFEKQKYGVIVNMSSEAGLEGSQGQSVYSATKGAINGFTRSWAKELGEHNIRVVGVAPGIMEATGLRTLDYEEALAYTRHKTVADIRAGYKSKSTTPLGRSGKLSEVADAVNYLLSDRASYITGVTINVAGGKSRG
- the pnuC gene encoding nicotinamide riboside transporter PnuC, with product MKKSLSWLKKQLFANWKVFEIGYTVVLIFLQIGVYLIAPDSLIGMFSGIFGVLCLIYGMKGRKISFIFGLIQCLAMTYIAWISHAYGSFAMDIIYVISQPIGWFMWGRDQKTRSFNQQTRNVLFVASFLAWGIGWYVLAQLHGQLPYFDSINFVVSLIAQTLYILKFTENWTLWIVVNGANIIYWGILAVQAINGTTSLGSLGASLSQVALQAALLFNSAYAVKVWSSGEADNEGGTK
- a CDS encoding folate family ECF transporter S component, whose translation is MSVNVLTLSAILLALDVVFYKLAFGPAYIDFNLGFISTALMGYFLGPWLTAGLEMASDIIGTLLGGGTFAFPFLITAFLGGMVYGLFLHKSHPKVWSIILLNFLLLFSISLVIDTWLIHVTYHVAWGLLFWSRLGRNIIDFVIQTVLLVLILQAIERTGLRNHFESHLRNRFER
- a CDS encoding NrtR DNA-binding winged helix domain-containing protein — encoded protein: MRTNIDQPEITIANIIWCFDREKQTVNVLLIKRADFPYENYWSLPETYLREKESADQAALRLVSEKIGLELPGSYTEQLATFTNPLRSVAKKRQISLAYMTFLPDMPVLNPGAGAVAAKWFGLGVDAQHDYLFTGEQLSFALSKLQSEHNFYQTLRTNHHFGHLAFDHEWLLQAACQRIKNKLDYQPNVLHILGDTFTLKSVRIVYAVFLKISVADINNSNFRKTHQQFFEDIGLAENHGPGRPAHLYRLKKLENG